Below is a genomic region from Pseudomonadota bacterium.
CCAACTAAGTGTTTTATGACAATGAGTTTGAAGTTTTCGGTTTCAACCTTTCTGGAAAAGCCATCTTCCGGTGCTATGGCTACTACATCAAAACCACTATTCTTTAGTGACTTCAATAATCCTAATCTAAAATTATATATCGACCAACTTGTATTTGAAACAATTAAAATTTTTTTCATATAAAGTAATCGAAAGACTTGCTGTTCACAACCAACCTTTCATGTAATTGTATGCAATCGCCGCGTATTCGTATGCAATCGCCTTGATCTGATCCACAGTAGCACTCCACCGTGGATTGCTTGGCGGGGTATCCATAACAGCCGGTGCTAGGACGGCGATATCCGGGGCTTGTTTTCTCCACAGCCAGAGCGCTCGACGGCCGTGGTAGGGTGAGGTTAAAAAGAGTATTGAGCGTGCGCCCTGAGATTTAAGCATTTGGCTCACCATGACCACATTCTGATAGGTGCTGCTGGGGTACTTGTCGAGTACATGGATGGCGGAGTGCGGAACGCCCTTGTCAACCAGGAACAAACGGATCACTTCTACTTCGGAAATGGTTTGTTCCTTGCCTGATGAAAGGAAAATGATTGGTGCATAACCTTGCTTGTAGAAACGTGCTGCATCAAGCGCCCTGCGTTGGTAGCTGGCGTTGAGATAGGTCGATTCACCATCGCCGCTGAACACCACGATACTATCGACTGGTTGAGGCGTGTGCTTAACGACCAACTGGTCCCCAGCAAACCAAACCAGAGGAGTATGGAAGATAAGTAGATACAGGCAAACGACAAATGCTGTTCGAATCAACCAACGGGCACGAGAGCGGCGGTAGTATTTGATCAAGCTTTCTTTCCAACTGGCCGGTGCTTGTGACTTTAGGAGAAGGTGCTTGTCAAGAACATCCATAATCCCCGCAAAACGCTTATCCCATGTGTTCTCCTCGGCAACAGCTATACGCTTATCGCGCATTGACTGTGACTGAATCTGCGGATCGTCCAGAGCCAGCTTGACTTTAGCGATGAAGTCAGCACTATCTTGACCTATCGTAACCACATCGAGAAACTGCTCTGCGAATGCTCGGACTTCACGTATGTTGGTTGAAACAACGGGAACACCCATCGCCAAATATTCGTTTAACTTGCATGAGTAAACACTTTCTGTAAAAGA
It encodes:
- a CDS encoding YdcF family protein, with the translated sequence MDKKMINRNVIIISSIDWATHWQMHQQLATSLVAAGNRVLFVENTGVRGPRFEDIGRVRERIINWFKSARGFREIQPDLTVFFPLFLPFPYSRLAGWINRFMLSRSVSKWMRIARFHDPVVFTFLPTPLAQALVHDVDPALVIYYCVDNMAGSSSAVYKLRPWEDLLFSRANLVFVTSEAIRERAAIHAQDVHVFPSGVDFVKFATAIKRASTPDDMASLPRPVVGYVGALSGVLDQDLLLEMATQMPSVTFALVGPPYTDVSRLGTFSNIKLLGARSHDQIPAYIKGFDVALIPYLRTSFTESVYSCKLNEYLAMGVPVVSTNIREVRAFAEQFLDVVTIGQDSADFIAKVKLALDDPQIQSQSMRDKRIAVAEENTWDKRFAGIMDVLDKHLLLKSQAPASWKESLIKYYRRSRARWLIRTAFVVCLYLLIFHTPLVWFAGDQLVVKHTPQPVDSIVVFSGDGESTYLNASYQRRALDAARFYKQGYAPIIFLSSGKEQTISEVEVIRLFLVDKGVPHSAIHVLDKYPSSTYQNVVMVSQMLKSQGARSILFLTSPYHGRRALWLWRKQAPDIAVLAPAVMDTPPSNPRWSATVDQIKAIAYEYAAIAYNYMKGWL